Proteins encoded by one window of Cryptosporangium minutisporangium:
- a CDS encoding MerR family transcriptional regulator: protein MTSTGLSIGEVARRTGLSVHALRLYERAGVLTGPVQRDAAGRRVYREWDVAWLGNCVLFRATGMPLAALAELARLVGEGPGNEAARLKLLRAHQERVADQMARLTECRVLIDAKVTAYEAHLAHGSSGDPWQPAPAV, encoded by the coding sequence ATGACGTCCACGGGTCTGAGCATCGGCGAGGTCGCCCGGCGCACCGGGCTCAGCGTGCACGCCCTGCGCCTGTACGAGCGGGCGGGTGTGCTCACCGGCCCGGTGCAGCGCGACGCCGCGGGACGGCGCGTCTACCGCGAGTGGGACGTGGCGTGGCTCGGCAACTGCGTACTCTTTCGCGCCACGGGGATGCCGCTGGCCGCGCTCGCCGAACTGGCCCGGCTGGTCGGGGAAGGGCCCGGCAACGAAGCGGCTCGGCTGAAGCTGCTGCGCGCGCACCAGGAACGCGTCGCCGACCAGATGGCGCGGCTGACCGAGTGCCGCGTGCTGATCGACGCCAAGGTCACGGCGTACGAAGCGCACCTGGCGCACGGATCGTCGGGCGATCCCTGGCAGCCCGCACCGGCGGTCTGA